The following nucleotide sequence is from Solidesulfovibrio carbinolicus.
CCCGTACGCAACGACGTCGACGCCGCAGCGCGCCTGGCCTTTGCCAACCACGCCCCGCCGCAGCCCCAGGAAATCCGGATCAACGTGCTTTTTGACAACCTCGGCCAGGACAACCAGCTCCAGGCCCTGGTGCGCTTCGACGACGAGCCGCCCCTGATTTATCCCTTGTCCACAGGCTACGACGCCACCCGCCAGCGCCAGATTGCCCTCAAACGCGAGGCGCCCTACGCCAGAATGGACGTTGAGCTGATCCTGCGCTGCGCCTCCCGCACCCCGACCCTGGCCGGCGGCAATCTCCAGACCTTGCGCTTAACCGGCATCGAAGCCTTTTTCTGTCCGGCCGACGCGGCCGGCCCTTGCCTGGACGCGGCGCAGCGCCATCTGACCGCTTCGGTGCTCGGCAATTACCTGGAAGAACGCTTCGCCGTTCCCGGCGAGATCGGCCAAGCCGCCCTCCTGGCCGTACGGGAGAACATCGCCGCGGTGGATGACCACCGCGAGGCTCCCTGGGCCGCCCTGTCCCCGGCCGATCCGTCCCGGCCGGGCGTCCTGCGCCTGCCTTTGACGGCCAAACGGGACAGGCTGCTGCTGTTCCCAAGGGTCGGCCGGGACGGCATGGTCCGGGTCTACGGTTTCCGACCCGATGGCGTGCGCGAACTCCTGTTTGCCCTGCAAAACACCGGCGAGAAATGGACGCCCGTCAGCGCCCGCTACGAACTGGTGGTGCCGCCGTGGCTGCGCGACCGGGAGACCGAGCTGGAAATCGAACTCACCGGCCGTTGGGCCCAGCTGTGGACCCTGGGCGACGCGGCGCTGTTTTAGGAGGAGTGGCATCCCTGGCCGTGGTGCGGATTTCTTGGCGCAATTTCCCGAAGATGTCGTTTTCCGCTGCTCCTCGTCGTCAAGTCGACGGGCAAATGATTCAAGCAACATACCTAAATAACATACCTATTCCAGATATCTACAGCGATAGGCCTCCGAACGTTTGTTCCTGCCTCCTTGCCTGGACAGCCAGCAAAAAAAATATCGCCCGCCATGGCGCGGCCTTGGCCGGGGAGGGCGATTTCCCGCCCGCCGACCCCTCTTGCAATCGTTTGCCCCGGGCGTATGACGGATGCGGCTTGGGGAAGTGTCGGGGTGGTCCCTGCCCTGCGCGTTGGGGAGCGCGCGGGGGTCCGCAACTTCGTTATCCTATTGGCATCGTTAAAAAATGACCTATCCATCCGCCTGGGAGCTCGTGCGTGGCATCGAGCCCATGTCCCTTTGCGATTGGCCGGGACGCCTGACCGCCGTGCTGTTTTTCGGCGGCTGCAACCTGCGCTGCCCTCACTGCCATAACGCCGCCCTGGCCTGGACGCCGCAAGCCGGCGCCGCGCCCCTGACCGAGAACGCCGTGCGCCGGTTCGTCACGTCCCGCCGCCCCTGGCTCGACGGGCTGGTCATCACCGGCGGCGAACCCACCCTGACCCCGGGAATGCCGGCCCTGGCCGCCGCCGTGGCCGCCTCGGGGCTGCCGGTCAAGGTCGATTCCAACGGCCTGCGCCCGGACGTCCTGGCCACGCTTCTGGACAGCCATCCCGACATCTACCTGGCCGTGGACGTCAAAGCGCCCTTTGCCAAGTATCCGCTGGTCACCGGCGGCCTGGCCCAGGCCTTCGAAGCCGCCGAGCGCCTGGGCCAGGTCTTTGCCCTGGCGACGGCCCATCCCGGGCGCATTCAGTTTCGCGCCACCCGCGTGCCCGAACTGACGGACGACGACATCAGGGAGGTGGAGTCGCTGCTGCCGCCCGGACACGCGCTGACCATCCAACCGTTTCGACCGCTGCCGCGCCGCGGGGAGGAGAAGGCCGATGCCCAAGCAGATTCGCAAGCGTGACGGATGCCTGGAAACCTGGTCCAGCCAGCGGATCGCCCAGGCGATCTTAAAAGCGCTTAAGGCCAGCGGCGTCCAGGACCCGATCCTGGCCACCCGACTGGCCGGCAAGGTCGAGGGCAAGCTGGAGGAACTCGGCAACGACGTGCCCGAGCAGGAGCATGTCCAGGACGCGGTGGAGCTGGTGCTCATGGAGTCGCGGCTTTTCGCCGTGGCCCGGCGCTACATCGTCTACCGCGAGAAACGCCGGGAGCTGCGCGAGCAGAAAGCCGCCTTCCTCGACATCGCCGACGTCATCGACACCTACATCGCCAAGACCGACTGGCGGGTGGCGGAAAACGCCAACATGAACCACAGCTTCCAGGGCCTCATGCTCCACCTGTCGGGCACGGTGCAGGCCCGGTACGCCCTGGAAAAATATCCCGAGGAAGTGCGCGCCGCCCACGAGCACGGCTATTTCCACATCCACGACCTGTCCTTTGGCCTGGCCGGCTACTGTGCCGGCTGGAGCCTGCGCGACCTCTTGCTCGAAGGCTTCAACCTCGCCGGCCGCTCCTGCGCCGGACCGCCCCGCCACTTCGACACGGCCCTGGGGCAGATGGTCAATTTTCTGGGCACCCTGCAAAACGAATGGGCCGGGGCCCAGGCGTTCAACAACGTCGACACCTACCTGGCCCCCTTCATCCGCCAGGACGGCCTGACCTATAAAGAGGTCAAGCAGGCCATGCAGAAGTTCGTCTTCAACCTCAACACCACCTCGCGCTGGGGCGGCCAAAGCCCGTTCACCAACCTCACCTTCGATCTTTCCCCGCCCAAACACCTGGCCAATGAGGCCGTCATCATCGGCGGCAAGATGCAGGACGCCGTTTACGGCGACTTTGCCCCGGAAATGGCGATGATCAACAAGGCCTTCCTGGAGGTCATGGCCGGGGGCGACTACGACGGCCGCATCTTCTCCTTCCCCATCCCGACCTACAACGTCACCAAGGATTTCCCCTGGGATTCCGAGATCGGCACGCTGCTGCTGGAGATGACCGCCAAGTACGGCGCGCCGTATTTCCAGAACTTCATCAATTCCGACCTCTCGCCCGAGGACGTGCGCTCCATGTGCTGCCGGCTGCAGATGGATTTGCGGCAGTTGCGCAACAAGGTGGGCGGACTGTTCGGAGCCGGCGACCTGACCGGGTCGGTGGGCGTGGTGACGCTCAATCTCCCCAAGCTGGCCTTTCTGGCCCAGGGCGAGGAGGATTTCCTGGATCTGGTCGGCGAGTACGCCGAGCTGGCCAAGACGGCCCTGGAATTCAAGCGTAAGATGATCAGCGACAACCTGGAGCGGGGGCTGTTCCCCTGGACCAAGCGCTACCTCAAAAACGGCTTCAAGGGCCATTTCTCCACCATCGGGCTGGTGGGCGGCCACGAGGCCTGCCTGAACCTGCTCGGCAAGGGCATCGAGACCGAGGCCGGAGTGCGGCTCATGACCCGGATGCTGGAGCATCTGCGCGAGGTGACCTCGCGTTTTCAGGAAGAGACCGGCAACCTCTACAACCTCGAAGCCACGCCGGCCGAGGGCACGAGCTACCGGCTGGCGAAAATCGACAAGGCGCTGTACGCCGACATCAAGGCCTCGGGCAACGGCACGCCGTACTACACCAATTCCACGACCCTGCCGGTGGGGCTGTCGCGCGACGTGTTCGCCGCCCTGGAGCATCAAAACAAGCTCCAGCCGCTCTACACCGGCGGCACGGTGTTCCACACCTACCTGGGCGAAGCCGTGGCCGACGTGGAGGCGCTCAAGTCGTTTATCGTCAAGGCCTTCACCATGACCAAGATTCCGTATCTGTCGATCACGCCGACGTTTTCGGTGTGCAAGGAGCACGGCTACGTCAAGGGCGAGCATTTCGAGTGTCCCCAGTGCGGCGCGCCCTCGGAAGTGTTCACGCGCATCGTGGGCTATTACCGGCCGGTGTCCTTGTGGAACAAGGGCAAGCAGGCGGAGTATGCGGAGCGGCTGACGTACGGGGAGATTTGCTAGCGGGCAGACGCTTTTTCGCAACCTACGAAATCATTTTCTAATGGCAGAGCAGTACATGCAGCGCGAAGGCCAAAATTACGAGAAAAAATCTCTGAAAGCTATCACAGGGACAACGGCGAACTGGGCAGAGGTCGCCAAGGACTGTATTGCTTTTGCCACATCCGGAAATGGCACTATCTGCTTTGGCATCGAAGACAAGGAAGAAGCGCCACCTCCCAACCAACTCATTGACAAATCGCTGCCGGATAGATTTCGCAGAAAAATCGCCGAGATCACAGTCAACGTCATACTTTTTCCAACAATAACGGCCCATGCCAACGGAGGTGAAGTCCTTGAGGTAAAGATACCACGCTCTCAAAGCATCCCTTCCACAACAGACGGGCGTTTCTTTATTCGTGTTAGTGACTCAATCAAGCCTGTCGTTGGCGACGAGATACTGAGACTGGCGACCGACCGAAATTCTTTTTCCTGGGAAACTCAGTGCTTATTCGACATACCCGTTGAACAAATTGATCTAATTGCATGGACTAACATAGTCGCGGCGCTAAAGAATTCTGACAGAGTAAAGCCATCTATTAAAGAAAAAACCGGCCATGAACTTATGGCACACTATATGCTTTCTAGGGATGGGCTTTTAACAAACCTTGGCATTCTTTGCATCGGCAGACCAGAAGATAGAGGCAGGCTTGGCGTAGCACCCGTTATTCAGTACTTAAAATACGACGACCAAGGCGACAAGATTGGCAAAACATCCTGGGACGATCATTCACTCAACCCGCTAGCTCTCATTGACGCTATTTGGAATGAAATTCAAGAGTTTAAGGAATTTTTTGAATTTCCTCACGGCCTATTCCGCCAGCAAATTCCGTCATATGACCGAACCGTCATTCGCGAACTCTTAGTCAATGCCATTGTGCACAGACCCTACACGCAACGTGGCGACATATTTATCAACAGCCACCCTAAAGAAATGACTATCGTCAACCCTGGAGCTCTGCCCATTGGAGTTACAGCACAGAACATCCTACACACGACTATTCGACGCAACGAACACCTCGCAAGACTTTTCCACGACTTGAACCTTATGGAACGCGAGGGCAGCGGATTTGATAAGATATACGAAATTCTTCTCTCGCAAGGGAAAGCCCCTCCCTGTGTAACCGAAAAGCACGACAGAGTCGAAGTGACCGTTTCAAAGTCCATAATCAAACCAGAACTTATTGATTTCATAGCAAAAATAGACTCGCAGTACTATCTCACACAACGCGAGAAAATTGCCCTCGGCATTATAATACAGCACGAATCAATTTCATCTACTGAGTTGGCCCGCGCGCTAGGCCTAGAAACGACGGAGAGCACAAAGAACTGGGTCAACAAACTCATCACAGCATCTATCATACAAAAACGAGGAAAAACTCAAGCAATGTCTTTTTTCGTAGACCCTAATCTGTTAAGAAACATTGAATTTATCCCTCAAACCACTCTAAGGAGAATCGAACCTCACAGACTAAAAGCCCTTGTAATAGAAGACTTGTCTCGCTATCCCAAATCATCATCTGGCGACATCCATAAACGCATTGGCCAGGAGATCCCCTTGCGCAGTATACGTCAAATCCTCGAACGCCTTATCGACTCGGGGGAAGTCAATTTCCAGGGGGATAAACGCTGGCGGCGGTATTGGCTTGCCACACTTTCCTAAAGTCAAATCTGGGCCGAATTATGCGGACATTGTCATTAGAAATTGTCTTTAGAAATCTTAACACCATGAAATGCAATGATTTTTTAAATTTTAATTAGTCAGAAATTGGACTTAGCCACGAACCTTAGATTCATATCCTTATCCCCCATATATCCTCCCAACGAGCGGCACGATCAACACGTCCACCGCCACCCGGTAGACGATGCGGTATTCCCCGACGTCGGCCCGTCGGTAGGGCGAATTTTTCAAGGCCGACGTGTCCGGCGCATCCGGGTCGCGCAGCAAATCGAAAAGCCGCACCGCCACTTGCCGGAATTGCTTGGCCGGCAGGCCATCCAGAAAATCCCGGGCGCGGCGCTCCAGATCAAGCTTCAGGGCCATGCAGGCGGTCCCTCATAAAGGCCAACGACGCCTCCGGTCCCAAGAACTCGCCGCCCGCCTCGGCTTCGGCCGCGCGGCGTGCCCACCAGGCGTCCTCCAGCTCCAGCAGCCGCTCGTATTCCTCCACCGACAACAACACCGCATAGGCCTTGCCCTGCCGCGTGATCGTCACCGGCTCCCGGGATGCCGCCTGCAAATATTCGCCAAGATTATTTTTGAGCACCGTGGCCGTGGTTTTCATACCGCCCTCGCACAGAAGTCATTCTAGACGTATTAGCTAAAACGGACAGCTGCCGACGTCAAGCGCCCCCTTGCCTCGCCCTTCCCTGCCGCGCTACATGTCGGCAGCCGGCCGCGCCGTCGCGCGCCGCGTCCCCGTCACCCCGTTAACCAAAGGATTCCGTCATCGCCGCCAAAGTCGAAGGCAACATCGTGGGCCTCAAGCCCAGCCAGCTCAAGGCCTTGGAACGCCTGGGCACGCGCCGCTATCCGTCCATGGGCGGCTACACCGTGGACCAGGCCCGGGAACTCGCCGCCATCTCCTACGGCATCGGCCGGCAGGTCGGCCTGCTCATCGACCGCAAGGGCCGGCCGGCCCACATCATCGTCGGCAGCCAAAAGGGCATCCTCATCCCGGAACTCGACCGGGCGCGCCTGAGCGCCGGCCGATTGCGGGGACTTCGCCTGCTCCACACCCACTTGGCCGGCGAGGGGCTTAACGAAGAAGACTTGACCGACATGCTGTTTCTGCGCCTGGACTCCGTGGTCGCGCTCACCGTGGACGGCATGGCCCAGCCGGCGACGCTGCACATGGCCCATTTGCTGCCGCCCGGCGCCGGCGACGCGCCCTATGACGTGCTGCCGCCGCAGCCCTTTGACCGGGTGGAGGAAGATTTCAATGCCCTGGCCGAGGCCCTGGAAGCCGAGCTGGCCCGGGAGGGCGAACGCATCGACGCCCCGGGCAAGGCGGCCTCGGGCCGGGAAAAGGCGGTGCTGGTCAGCGTGGCCACCTCCCCCAAGCCGGTGCAGGACGCTTCCCTTGACGAGCTGGCCGCCCTGGCCGACACGGCCGGGCTGGACGTGGCCGAACGGGTGGTGCAGCGCGTGTCGGCCATCAATCCCAAGTTCCTGCTCGGCAAAGGCAAGCTGGCCGAAATCGAGATCGTGGCCCTGCGGGCCGGGGCGTCGCTCTTGGTCTTCGACGGCGAACTCTCGCCCTCGCAGATCCGCAACCTGGCCGAGGTGACCCAGCTGCGGGTCATCGACCGCACCCAACTCATTCTCGACATCTTCGCCCAGCACGCGGCCACCCGCTCGGGCAAGCTGCAGGTCGAGATGGCCCAGCTCAAGTACCTGCAACCGCGTCTGGTGCGCCAGGATCGGGCCATGTCGCGGCTCATGGGCGGCATCGGCGGCCGGGGACCGGGCGAAACCAAGCTGGAAGTGGACCGGCGGCGCATCCGCGA
It contains:
- a CDS encoding radical SAM protein; protein product: MTYPSAWELVRGIEPMSLCDWPGRLTAVLFFGGCNLRCPHCHNAALAWTPQAGAAPLTENAVRRFVTSRRPWLDGLVITGGEPTLTPGMPALAAAVAASGLPVKVDSNGLRPDVLATLLDSHPDIYLAVDVKAPFAKYPLVTGGLAQAFEAAERLGQVFALATAHPGRIQFRATRVPELTDDDIREVESLLPPGHALTIQPFRPLPRRGEEKADAQADSQA
- a CDS encoding ribonucleoside triphosphate reductase — translated: MPKQIRKRDGCLETWSSQRIAQAILKALKASGVQDPILATRLAGKVEGKLEELGNDVPEQEHVQDAVELVLMESRLFAVARRYIVYREKRRELREQKAAFLDIADVIDTYIAKTDWRVAENANMNHSFQGLMLHLSGTVQARYALEKYPEEVRAAHEHGYFHIHDLSFGLAGYCAGWSLRDLLLEGFNLAGRSCAGPPRHFDTALGQMVNFLGTLQNEWAGAQAFNNVDTYLAPFIRQDGLTYKEVKQAMQKFVFNLNTTSRWGGQSPFTNLTFDLSPPKHLANEAVIIGGKMQDAVYGDFAPEMAMINKAFLEVMAGGDYDGRIFSFPIPTYNVTKDFPWDSEIGTLLLEMTAKYGAPYFQNFINSDLSPEDVRSMCCRLQMDLRQLRNKVGGLFGAGDLTGSVGVVTLNLPKLAFLAQGEEDFLDLVGEYAELAKTALEFKRKMISDNLERGLFPWTKRYLKNGFKGHFSTIGLVGGHEACLNLLGKGIETEAGVRLMTRMLEHLREVTSRFQEETGNLYNLEATPAEGTSYRLAKIDKALYADIKASGNGTPYYTNSTTLPVGLSRDVFAALEHQNKLQPLYTGGTVFHTYLGEAVADVEALKSFIVKAFTMTKIPYLSITPTFSVCKEHGYVKGEHFECPQCGAPSEVFTRIVGYYRPVSLWNKGKQAEYAERLTYGEIC
- a CDS encoding ATP-binding protein, with amino-acid sequence MQREGQNYEKKSLKAITGTTANWAEVAKDCIAFATSGNGTICFGIEDKEEAPPPNQLIDKSLPDRFRRKIAEITVNVILFPTITAHANGGEVLEVKIPRSQSIPSTTDGRFFIRVSDSIKPVVGDEILRLATDRNSFSWETQCLFDIPVEQIDLIAWTNIVAALKNSDRVKPSIKEKTGHELMAHYMLSRDGLLTNLGILCIGRPEDRGRLGVAPVIQYLKYDDQGDKIGKTSWDDHSLNPLALIDAIWNEIQEFKEFFEFPHGLFRQQIPSYDRTVIRELLVNAIVHRPYTQRGDIFINSHPKEMTIVNPGALPIGVTAQNILHTTIRRNEHLARLFHDLNLMEREGSGFDKIYEILLSQGKAPPCVTEKHDRVEVTVSKSIIKPELIDFIAKIDSQYYLTQREKIALGIIIQHESISSTELARALGLETTESTKNWVNKLITASIIQKRGKTQAMSFFVDPNLLRNIEFIPQTTLRRIEPHRLKALVIEDLSRYPKSSSGDIHKRIGQEIPLRSIRQILERLIDSGEVNFQGDKRWRRYWLATLS
- a CDS encoding type II toxin-antitoxin system RelE family toxin: MALKLDLERRARDFLDGLPAKQFRQVAVRLFDLLRDPDAPDTSALKNSPYRRADVGEYRIVYRVAVDVLIVPLVGRIYGG
- a CDS encoding type II toxin-antitoxin system Phd/YefM family antitoxin; protein product: MKTTATVLKNNLGEYLQAASREPVTITRQGKAYAVLLSVEEYERLLELEDAWWARRAAEAEAGGEFLGPEASLAFMRDRLHGPEA
- the hflX gene encoding GTPase HflX; this encodes MVGLKPSQLKALERLGTRRYPSMGGYTVDQARELAAISYGIGRQVGLLIDRKGRPAHIIVGSQKGILIPELDRARLSAGRLRGLRLLHTHLAGEGLNEEDLTDMLFLRLDSVVALTVDGMAQPATLHMAHLLPPGAGDAPYDVLPPQPFDRVEEDFNALAEALEAELAREGERIDAPGKAASGREKAVLVSVATSPKPVQDASLDELAALADTAGLDVAERVVQRVSAINPKFLLGKGKLAEIEIVALRAGASLLVFDGELSPSQIRNLAEVTQLRVIDRTQLILDIFAQHAATRSGKLQVEMAQLKYLQPRLVRQDRAMSRLMGGIGGRGPGETKLEVDRRRIRERIGRIKDELKELRKRRAAARAGRARAGLPVVSLVGYTNAGKSTLLNTLTGSAVLAENRLFATLDPTSRRLRFPSDHEIILTDTVGFIRELPKELKEAFRATLEELEAADLLVAVADASHPEVEGQAAAVADILQEMELGDTPRLFVLNKWDAVSEERRWELRNLFPEAIALSAKTRDGLATLTDAVLSRVRSGPGVRVERTNGIADGVAEEPASGDDTP